A DNA window from Plasmodium vinckei vinckei genome assembly, chromosome: PVVCY_10 contains the following coding sequences:
- a CDS encoding SNARE protein, putative, translating into MNLLAIILTRHGDDTTFLCTATDLNNYSFIKKMAFKEAAFFVARTIPSRIEYDVKEIITHENNIVFAFKYSDNICPVVIATDDYPERVAFYMINEIYMDFIRTIPKNIWSEVKEDNKISFNLNHYLSKYKDPLACDAITQTNMKISENVAKVRVTMDALIRNRENLDVLVDKSKDLSSTTKQLFKQSKKLKRKQCCQLM; encoded by the exons TCCTTTGTACAGCAACAGATTtaaataa ctattcttttattaaaaaaatggcatTTAAAGAAGCTGCATTTTTTGTTGCTAGAACAATTCCTTCAAGG ATCGAATATGATGTAAAGGAAATTATAACTCATGAAAACAACATTGTTTTTGCATTTAAATACTCCGATAATATTTGCCCAGTGGTAATAGCAACTGATGATTATCCTGAGag GGTAGCATTTTACATGATTAACGAAATATACATGGACTTCATACGCACAATACCTAAAAACATATGGAGTGAAGTGAAagaagataataaaatatcatttaatttaaatcattatttatcaaaatataaa gACCCTTTAGCATGTGATGCCATAACTCAaacaaatatgaaaataagcGAGAATGTT gCAAAAGTAAGAGTAACTATGGATGCGCTTATTAGGAATAGAGAAAATTTAGACGTGCTTGTTGACAAGAGCAAGGATCTTTCga gTACAACAaaacaattatttaaacaaaGCAAAAAACTTAAAAGGAAACAATGCTGTCAGCTTATGTGA
- a CDS encoding actin-like protein, putative yields the protein MNVNKKDEIPILYSPIEKSLYGKLNNPIEPYIYLENSLSSSEKKKKLNRRISFSSFSNTTCSDILKLNNYLDIKSNILLLSLNNYSFKVGLVNKYDYTLQSLRLPQMEIIETWRELGYMYPPYKNYDILEECIYHCFSNIYKMDLKNQDLFIPLSSKNNMKDFSTIGDILFNSFQVKNLAFKEPSFVTSLIILEELKNIKTGIQIYREETNKECDFICYNDNSNNNDIYDENQDEEILNKDNIDNEGEESQIESSLYNLDSDENHNNKKRKQMSNEQNQKNGPKDDIKNNEKEKYSNESLIKLKELDIFNFTSLLVNIGSTKTTCTPVINGIPLPDLTNIYYIGGYDIDNQIFDEMKKNEMHQKEISMNIAKIAKEKRVFTPQNKDEAEYLSILYNKNPKNYFINSYELYFNKIFASAVNSTEIFFSQYYLDKYLKTDSYNNLHKYDINFNPIITQTTLPLAIYNTIQKCPIDFRKELFNNIYLTGGSSIIPGFRQRLENELYEFINSKEFYNKTVINVHALKRKLLQKYSIYVGSHYFLEFFDYYKYNISKQDYEEYGESILEKLSLQGKLLY from the coding sequence atgaatgtCAATAAAAAGGATGAAATTCCCATATTATATAGCCCAATAGAAAAAAGCTTGTATGGGAAATTAAATAACCCTATAGagccatatatatatttagagAATTCTTTATCTTCGagtgaaaaaaagaagaaattaAATCGTAGAATAAGTTTTAGTAGTTTTTCAAATACTACTTGTAGTGATATATTAAAgctaaataattatttagatataaaaagcaatatattattattatcattgaACAATTATTCTTTTAAAGTGGGGttagtaaataaatatgattacACATTACAAAGTTTAAGATTACCtcaaatggaaataatcGAAACATGGAGGGAATTAGGATATATGTACCCTCCATATAAAAACTATGATATTTTAGAAGAGTGTATTTATCATTGTtttagtaatatatataaaatggatttaaaaaatcagGATTTATTTATCCCACTTTctagtaaaaataatatgaaggATTTTTCAACTATTGgcgatattttatttaattcatttcaGGTGAAAAATCTTGCATTTAAAGAACCTTCATTTGTGACttctttaattatattagaagaattaaaaaatataaaaacaggaatacaaatttatagagaagaaacaaataaagaatGTGACTTTATATGCTATAACGACAATAGTAacaataatgatatatatgatgaaaatcAAGATGAGGAAATATTAAACAAGGATAATATAGATAACGAAGGAGAGGAAAGTCAGATTGAAAGTAGTTTATACAATTTAGATTCCGATGAAAACcataataataagaaaCGAAAACAAATGTCTAATGaacaaaatcaaaaaaatggcCCAAaagatgatataaaaaataatgaaaaagaaaagtatTCAAATGAATCCTTAATAAAACTAAAAGAATtagatatttttaattttacatCTCTTCTTGTAAATATTGGAAGTACAAAAACGACATGCACACCCGTTATTAATGGAATTCCATTACCTGACTTAACTaacatatattacataGGAGGGTATGATATAGATAATCAAATTTTTGatgaaatgaaaaaaaatgaaatgcATCAAAAAGAAATCTCAATGAATATAGCAAAAATtgcaaaagaaaaaagagtGTTTACTCCTcaaaataaagatgaagctgaatatttatctatactttataataaaaatcctaaaaattattttataaattcatatgaattatattttaacaaaatatttgcaTCCGCAGTAAATTCAAcagaaatttttttttcacaatattatttagataaatatttaaaaacagactcatataataatttgcataaatatgacattaattttaatccAATTATTACACAAACAACTTTGCCTTTAGCTATTTATAATACAATACAAAAATGCCCTATAGATTTCAGAAAAGagttatttaataatatttatcttACAGGCGGTTCGAGTATTATACCCGGATTTAGACAAAGGCTAGAAAATGAGTTATAcgaatttattaatagtaAAGAATTTTACAATAAAACAGTAATTAATGTTCATGCTCTGAAAAGGAAacttttacaaaaatattccaTATATGTTGGATCGCACTATTTTTTAGaattttttgattattataaatataatataagtaAACAAGATTACGAGGAATATGGGGAAAGTATCCTCGAAAAATTAAGCTTACAAGGAAAGTTattgtattaa
- a CDS encoding cytosolic Fe-S cluster assembly factor NBP35, putative, giving the protein MSSRNKNTSRIIPFLIGTLASFAVNYYLNNKKTVDEFIKQHADKILTKFIKNYKRKQSEDDSIPNDCPGIDSENAGKSQACDGCPNRKICNDPELKKQKENEKNQIFNEIQENLKNVKYKILILSGKGGVGKSTIASQLAFALSHLNYDVGLLDIDICGPSIPVLTKTIDSDVNYGINGWIPIYKNNLSIMSVGYLLPNFDDPVIWRGPKKNGLIKQFLCDVYWKNLDFLIIDTPPGTSDEHLTICSYLKDNLDGCLIVTTPHILSIYDVKKEIEFCKKTNIPILGVIENMFQSIFVSNYTVQNMCSDMNVDYAGHVTFDQNLIDACHQGIGCCDIDKNSTSSKEIFSICKFLAQKIYAKYSDQIDHIEPQQLTTDQTPIDNTDQNDNNNLIQEESENNQLNDPQNIMTENIDLSKTQVLEKIIRDVVSIVDEK; this is encoded by the coding sequence ATGAGTTCACGCAATAAAAACACCAGTCGTATTATCCCCTTTTTGATTGGGACATTAGCAAGTTTTGCagtaaattattatttaaataataaaaaaactgtAGACgaatttataaaacaacatgccgataaaatattaacaaaatttataaaaaattacaagaGAAAACAATCTGAAGATGATAGTATCCCCAATGATTGCCCAGGTATAGATAGTGAAAATGCTGGAAAGTCCCAAGCATGTGATGGTTGCCCAAATAGAAAAATTTGCAATGACccagaattaaaaaaacaaaaagaaaatgaaaaaaatcaaatatttaatgaaattcaagaaaacttaaaaaacgttaaatataaaatacttATTTTATCGGGGAAAGGTGGTGTAGGTAAATCGACGATTGCATCCCAATTAGCTTTTGCACTATCacatttaaattatgatGTTGGTTTATTAGATATTGACATATGTGGCCCATCTATACCTGTTCTAACAAAAACAATTGATAGTGATGTAAATTATGGTATAAATGGCTGGATCccaatttacaaaaataatttatctaTTATGTCTGTTGGATATTTATTGCCTAATTTTGATGATCCAGTAATATGGAGAGGccccaaaaaaaatggattaaTTAAACAATTCTTATGTGATGTATATTGGAAAAATTTAgactttttaattattgaTACGCCACCTGGAACAAGTGATGAACATTTAACTATATGTTCATATTTAAAGGATAATTTAGATGGTTGTTTAATTGTTACTACTCCTCATATTTTGTCAATATATGatgttaaaaaagaaattgaattttgtaaaaaaactAATATTCCTATTTTAGGGgttattgaaaatatgtttCAATCAATATTCGTATCAAATTATACTGTTCAAAATATGTGCTCTGATATGAATGTAGATTATGCTGGCCATGTTACTTTTGATCAAAATCTCATTGATGCTTGCCACCAAGGGATAGGATGTTGTGACatagataaaaatagtacTTCATCTAAAGAAATATTCTCAATATGCAAATTTTTAgctcaaaaaatatacgcAAAATATTCAGATCAAATAGACCACATTGAGCCTCAGCAATTGACTACCGATCAAACTCCTATTGATAATACTGATCAAAATGATAACAACAATTTGATTCAAGAAGAAAGTGAGAATAATCAATTGAACGACCCACAGAATATCATGACAGAAAATATAGATTTATCCAAAACTCAAGTACTCGAGAAAATTATACGTGATGTTGTTTCAATCGTTGATGAAAAATAA
- a CDS encoding DNA primase large subunit, putative has product MIIRKRSINGSIASKEKLNEKKLQNITIKNYEINEDKKKTFFDYYSCIYPFNMPISLYKYPPIFGHCSLSNFQEIGAKRLALLQFFDTYTIGEEKDHHDSSNISGDSYKKLDKNNSMENKTKQIRQKIYEYKFGIQSMKNYSKEEMENIIMTDLLSHYILRIAFSKDKEKQKWFLKQELKLFTFRLNELKNINVLNQDHLGESERGLIYLLKRENLNYDFIPKPSVAYIGNATTDNSNNDKWNKYTAFIQNRETIEKLFKVPFFPDAYFLVKDHKVCVEKGIAYVPDIYLDAILITQFKINIQESFKYLEQNEKLLLDVQNDSRISSFLAALPKAYVAKDFRQNYEHTEDTRLMPQNLYNIYKQSFPPCMRRIFVNYIKDKHLKHWGRQQLWLFLKGAGMTLDENIQTNRSIWMQPDKFDKEHRYTIRYMYGKEGKKTDFTPYNCSKIINNFPIPSSGDTHGCPFKNFDEPHLKSLLFFFGLNDDQIKAIMPYKKNNEYQLACVKFFTETHPNSPGDGVGNHPNSFYVESRKYYKSKMAHVTKK; this is encoded by the exons atgataatacGAAAGCGATCAATAAATGGCTCGATAGCCAGCAAAGAGAAACTAAACGAAAAGAAACTCCaaaatattacaattaaaaattatgaaataaatgagGATAAGAagaaaacattttttgattattattCTTGTATATATCCTTTTAATATGCCTATaagtttatataaatatccTCCTATATTTGGCCATTGCAGTTTAAGCAATTTTCAAGAAATCGGAGCAAAACGGCTAGCTCTGTTACAATTTTTCGATACGTATACAATTGGAGAAGAGAAAGATCACCATGATAGTAGTAACATTAGTGGTGACAGCTATAAAAAActagataaaaataattcaatgGAGAATAAAACTAAGCAAATcagacaaaaaatatatgaatataaatttggCATTCAATCTATGAAAAACTATAGTAAAGaagaaatggaaaatattataatgacCGATTTATTAtctcattatatattaagaatagcattttcaaaagataaagaaaaacaaaaatggtttttaaaacaagaattaaaattgtttacaTTTAGATTAAATgaactaaaaaatataaatgttcTTAATCAAGATCATTTAGGTGAAAGCGAAAGAGGATTAAtctatttattaaaaagggaaaatttaaattatgatTTTATTCCAAAGCCTTCAGTGGCTTATATTGGTAATGCTACTACGGAcaatagtaataatgataaatggaataaatatacagcGTTTATTCAAAATAGAGAGActatagaaaaattatttaaagttCCATTTTTCCCagatgcatattttttagttaAAGACCATAAAGTATGTGTTGAAAAAGGGATTGCATATGTCccagatatatatttagatgcaatattaattactcaatttaaaataaacattcaagaatcttttaaatatttagagcaaaatgaaaaattactTCTAGATGTACAAAATGATAGTAGAATATCATCCTTTTTGGCAGCATTACCAAAAGCTTATGTAGCAAAAGATTTTAGACAAAATTATGAGCATACAGAAGATACAAGGTTGATGCCCCAAAATTTgtataacatatataaacaatccTTTCCTCCATGCATGCGTCGAATATttgttaattatataaaagacAAGCATTTAAAACATTGGGGACGACAACAGTTATGGCTATTTCTTAAAGGAGCAGGAATGACACTCGACGAAAATATTCAAACTAATAGATCAATATGGATGCAACCAGATAAATTTGATAAAGAACATAGATATACTATACGTTATATGTATGGAAaagaaggaaaaaaaacagattTTACTCCATATAATTgttcaaaaataattaataattttcctaTTCCATCCAGTGGGGATACACATGGTTGcccttttaaaaattttgatgaGCCCCATTTAAAAAGCctcctttttttctttggATTAAATGATGATCAAATTAAAGCTATAATgccatataaaaaaaataacgaaTATCAATTAGCTTgtgttaaattttttacgGAAACTCACCCAAACTCTCCTGGAGATGGGGTAGGAAATCACCCAAATTCCTTTTATGTCGAAAGCAGAAa GTATTACAAATCAAAAATGGCGCATGTaaccaaaaaataa
- a CDS encoding phosphatidylinositol N-acetylglucosaminyltransferase, putative — translation MKYKMNKSSKTEDANNSSCLNQPNKKEKKLKKWRKILYEDQDYEDNYVHKDFLSHLLTNSRTKYKYSDIVHSMLCINHQIMIVLFHLLSYYSINNNIISDRFIYTINIIIIILKEVLVYEVHKSLNDTFKNILDTTIIIGIIWILSPVMISLTQTHSDDTVYLVSLCILLPIHFMFHKYGFMYEKNENIDIFDSTSLSCIVVESVILGSRLPSITQVFSFLLCSSILFFYTPFIVQTIVLKNINYYNYVLFPIIFIILSICIRCISVPLFYVNLFGHAFMLFVIPALFVNKHNSKTVLEGPWDISGVPFVQKSTD, via the exons atgaaatataaaatgaataaaagtTCTAAAACAGAGGATGCAAATAACTCTTCTTGTTTAAATCaaccaaataaaaaagaaaaa aaattaaaaaaatggaggaaaatattatatgaagaCCAGGACTATGAAGACAATTATGTACATAAGGATTTCCTAAGTCATCTTCTAACAAATT ctcgaacaaaatacaaatattcaGATATTGTGCATAGCATGTTATGCATAAATCATCAAATTATGATTGTACTTTTTCACCTACTATCCTATTATtccataaataataacattatATCAGATag atttatatacacaattaatataataattataatattaaaggAAGTATTAGTTTATGAAGTCCATAAATCTCTTAATG atacctttaaaaatatattagacACTACAATCATTATTGGAATTATATGG ATATTGTCCCCGGTCATGATTAGTTTAACACAAACACATAGCGATGACACTGTTTACCTTGTATCTTTATGCA TACTCCTACCAATCCACTTTATGTTTCATAAATATGGTTTCATGTATGA gaaaaatgaaaatatagatatatttgATTCAACTTCCTTAAGTTGTATTGTTGTCGAAAGTGTAATTTTAGGATCTCGCTTACCATCAATAACCCAG gTTTTTTCCTTTCTACTTTGTTCCTCAAT ACTCTTTTTCTATACACCATTCATAGTCCAGACAATAGTT CTAAagaatattaattattataactaTGTCTTATTcccaattatttttataattctaTCCATATGCATAAGATGCATATCAGTTCCCCTATTCTatgttaatttatttgG gCACGCTTTCATGCTATTTGTTATCCCTGCCCTTTTTGTAAACAAACATAATTCAAAAAC gGTACTAGAAGGACCCTGGGATATATCTGGTGTTCCTTTTGTACAAAAATCTACggattaa